From the genome of Eublepharis macularius isolate TG4126 chromosome 12, MPM_Emac_v1.0, whole genome shotgun sequence, one region includes:
- the FAHD1 gene encoding acylpyruvase FAHD1, mitochondrial — protein MASSKPLARFWEWGKNIVCVGRNYAEHAQEMKTAVPSEPVFFLKPSSAYVREGCPIIRPYYCRNLHHEVELGVVIGKRAQEVPKEAAMDHVAGYALCLDMTARDTQEQCKKKGLPWTLAKGFSTSCPVSDFVPKEKIPDPHQLKIWLKVNGELRQEGDTSVMIFSIPYIISYISRIITLEEGDVILTGSPKGVSAVQGNDEIEAGIQGVLSMRFKVEEQK, from the coding sequence ATGGCTTCTTCTAAACCTCTGGCCAGATTCTGGGAGTGGGGCAAAAATATTGTCTGTGTGGGGCGGAATTACGCAGAGCATGCCCAAGAGATGAAGacagctgtcccctctgagccCGTCTTCTTCCTCAAGCCCTCCTCCGCCTACGTCCGGGAAGGCTGTCCCATCATCAGGCCCTACTATTGCCGGAATCTGCACCATGAGGTGGaattgggggtggtgattgggaAAAGGGCGCAAGAGGTTCCCAAAGAAGCTGCAATGGATCATGTGGCAGGTTATGCCCTCTGCTTGGACATGACAGCTAGGGACACCCAAGAACAATGCAAGAAGAAAGGGCTTCCTTGGACCTTAGCCAAAGGGTTCAGCACCTCCTGCCCAGTCAGTGATTTCGTGCCCAAGGAGAAAATCCCAGACCCCCATCAGCTGAAGATCTGGCTGAAAGTGAATGGGGAGTTGCGGCAAGAAGGAGACACCTCCGTCATGATCTTCTCCATTCCCTACATTATCAGCTACATCAGCAGAATTATCACACTGGAGGAAGGGGATGTCATATTGACGGGGAGCCCCAAAGGGGTTTCTGCTGTGCAAGGGAATGATGAAATAGAAGCTGGGATCCAGGGAGTGCTGAGCATGCGGTTTAAAGTGGAAGAGCAGAAATGA
- the LOC129338332 gene encoding hydroxyacylglutathione hydrolase, mitochondrial isoform X2 gives MAASEGKLDGLPHFRGSFLHTEFKERPSKVVSQVKMKVEILPALTDNYMYLIIDEETKQAAIVDPVQPQKVVDAVRKHGVKLTTVLTTHHHWDHAGGNEKLVKMAPGLQVYGGDSRVGALTEKVSHLMSFQVGSLSVKCLSTPCHTSGHICYFVTTPGSSEPPAVFTGDTLFVAGCGKFFEGTPEEMYRALLDILGRLPPETKVYCGHEYTINNLKFARHVEPSNAAIQQKLFWAKAKYDSGEPTIPSTIGEEFTYNPFMRVREATVQRHARETDPIRTMGSIRKEKDSFRVPKE, from the exons atggcggcttcagagggcaaactcgaCG GTCTGCCACACTTTCGGGGCAGCTTCCTACATACAGAATTCAAGGAGAGACCATCCAAGGTGGTCTCGCAGGTCAAAATGAAAGTGGAGATCCTCCCAGCCCTCACGGACAACTACATGTACCTCATCATTGATGAGGAAACCAAGCAAGCTGCCATTGTTGATCCAGTGCAACCCCAGAAG GTTGTAGATGCAGTCAGAAAACACGGGGTGAAGCTCACCACTGTTCTAACCACCCATCATCACTG GGACCATGCCGGTGGCAATGAGAAACTGGTCAAGATGGCACCGGGGTTACAAGTGTACGGGGGAGATAGCAGGGTTGGAGCCCTCACCGAGAAGGTCTCTCATCTAATGTCATTTCAG GTGGGCTCCCTCAGTGTGAAATgcctctccaccccctgccatacATCTGGACACATCTGTTATTTCGTGACCACGCCTGGCAGCTCTGAGCCCCCTGCCGTTTTCACAG GGGACACCCTGTTTGTGGCTGGCTGTGGGAAGTTCTTTGAAGGAACCCCTGAGGAAATGTACAGAGCCCTCCTCGACATTTTGGGACGCCTCCCACCGGAAACG AAAGTCTACTGTGGTCATGAATATACGATCAACAACTTAAAATTTGCCAGGCACGTGGAGCCCAGCAACGCTGCCATCCAGCAGAAGCTCTTCTGGGCAAAG GCCAAATACGACAGCGGAGAGCCTACCATCCCGTCGACCATTGGGGAGGAGTTCACCTACAACCCGTTCATGAGAGTGAG AGAGGCAACCGTGCAACGACACGCCCGGGAAACAGACCCCATCCGGACAATGGGAAGTATCCGGAAAGAGAAAGACAGTTTCCGAGTGCCCAAAGAGTGA
- the LOC129338332 gene encoding hydroxyacylglutathione hydrolase, mitochondrial isoform X3: MKVEILPALTDNYMYLIIDEETKQAAIVDPVQPQKVVDAVRKHGVKLTTVLTTHHHWDHAGGNEKLVKMAPGLQVYGGDSRVGALTEKVSHLMSFQVGSLSVKCLSTPCHTSGHICYFVTTPGSSEPPAVFTGDTLFVAGCGKFFEGTPEEMYRALLDILGRLPPETKVYCGHEYTINNLKFARHVEPSNAAIQQKLFWAKAKYDSGEPTIPSTIGEEFTYNPFMRVREATVQRHARETDPIRTMGSIRKEKDSFRVPKE, encoded by the exons ATGAAAGTGGAGATCCTCCCAGCCCTCACGGACAACTACATGTACCTCATCATTGATGAGGAAACCAAGCAAGCTGCCATTGTTGATCCAGTGCAACCCCAGAAG GTTGTAGATGCAGTCAGAAAACACGGGGTGAAGCTCACCACTGTTCTAACCACCCATCATCACTG GGACCATGCCGGTGGCAATGAGAAACTGGTCAAGATGGCACCGGGGTTACAAGTGTACGGGGGAGATAGCAGGGTTGGAGCCCTCACCGAGAAGGTCTCTCATCTAATGTCATTTCAG GTGGGCTCCCTCAGTGTGAAATgcctctccaccccctgccatacATCTGGACACATCTGTTATTTCGTGACCACGCCTGGCAGCTCTGAGCCCCCTGCCGTTTTCACAG GGGACACCCTGTTTGTGGCTGGCTGTGGGAAGTTCTTTGAAGGAACCCCTGAGGAAATGTACAGAGCCCTCCTCGACATTTTGGGACGCCTCCCACCGGAAACG AAAGTCTACTGTGGTCATGAATATACGATCAACAACTTAAAATTTGCCAGGCACGTGGAGCCCAGCAACGCTGCCATCCAGCAGAAGCTCTTCTGGGCAAAG GCCAAATACGACAGCGGAGAGCCTACCATCCCGTCGACCATTGGGGAGGAGTTCACCTACAACCCGTTCATGAGAGTGAG AGAGGCAACCGTGCAACGACACGCCCGGGAAACAGACCCCATCCGGACAATGGGAAGTATCCGGAAAGAGAAAGACAGTTTCCGAGTGCCCAAAGAGTGA
- the LOC129338332 gene encoding hydroxyacylglutathione hydrolase, mitochondrial isoform X1: protein MVCGGGGRLGAALLLLGLRSGLPHFRGSFLHTEFKERPSKVVSQVKMKVEILPALTDNYMYLIIDEETKQAAIVDPVQPQKVVDAVRKHGVKLTTVLTTHHHWDHAGGNEKLVKMAPGLQVYGGDSRVGALTEKVSHLMSFQVGSLSVKCLSTPCHTSGHICYFVTTPGSSEPPAVFTGDTLFVAGCGKFFEGTPEEMYRALLDILGRLPPETKVYCGHEYTINNLKFARHVEPSNAAIQQKLFWAKAKYDSGEPTIPSTIGEEFTYNPFMRVREATVQRHARETDPIRTMGSIRKEKDSFRVPKE, encoded by the exons ATGGTCTGCGGGGGAGGCGGGAGGCTGGGCGCCGCGCTGCTGCTCCTGGGGCTCCGCTCGG GTCTGCCACACTTTCGGGGCAGCTTCCTACATACAGAATTCAAGGAGAGACCATCCAAGGTGGTCTCGCAGGTCAAAATGAAAGTGGAGATCCTCCCAGCCCTCACGGACAACTACATGTACCTCATCATTGATGAGGAAACCAAGCAAGCTGCCATTGTTGATCCAGTGCAACCCCAGAAG GTTGTAGATGCAGTCAGAAAACACGGGGTGAAGCTCACCACTGTTCTAACCACCCATCATCACTG GGACCATGCCGGTGGCAATGAGAAACTGGTCAAGATGGCACCGGGGTTACAAGTGTACGGGGGAGATAGCAGGGTTGGAGCCCTCACCGAGAAGGTCTCTCATCTAATGTCATTTCAG GTGGGCTCCCTCAGTGTGAAATgcctctccaccccctgccatacATCTGGACACATCTGTTATTTCGTGACCACGCCTGGCAGCTCTGAGCCCCCTGCCGTTTTCACAG GGGACACCCTGTTTGTGGCTGGCTGTGGGAAGTTCTTTGAAGGAACCCCTGAGGAAATGTACAGAGCCCTCCTCGACATTTTGGGACGCCTCCCACCGGAAACG AAAGTCTACTGTGGTCATGAATATACGATCAACAACTTAAAATTTGCCAGGCACGTGGAGCCCAGCAACGCTGCCATCCAGCAGAAGCTCTTCTGGGCAAAG GCCAAATACGACAGCGGAGAGCCTACCATCCCGTCGACCATTGGGGAGGAGTTCACCTACAACCCGTTCATGAGAGTGAG AGAGGCAACCGTGCAACGACACGCCCGGGAAACAGACCCCATCCGGACAATGGGAAGTATCCGGAAAGAGAAAGACAGTTTCCGAGTGCCCAAAGAGTGA